One stretch of Arachis hypogaea cultivar Tifrunner chromosome 20, arahy.Tifrunner.gnm2.J5K5, whole genome shotgun sequence DNA includes these proteins:
- the LOC112784754 gene encoding UDP-glycosyltransferase 83A1-like — MSTPTVLVLPSPTQGHVNPMMILSHKLVDHGCNIIFVNSDFNHKRVVRSMDNNNESSSPIKLVSISDGLGPDHDRVDLGELCDSMLRTMPSELEKLIEDLQMNEGIKVTCVVADVFMGWALEVASKMGIKGAFFWPTAASLFVLQYNASNLVADGILDSDGFPISEKPLWLSSCIPTMDIKVSWWLNMFDPFVGKQMFKYATHCMRNSNLTEWFLCNSTPELEPEAFSLLPNILSPIGPLLTPNNNNTISVGQFWEEDISCMSWLDQQPQCSVVYVAFGSHTLFNQTQFTELALALELTNRPFLWVVRQDPNCTNKVSLPPEFKGYKGKIIGWAPQKMVLSHPAIACFVSHCGWNSTIEALSNGVPLLCWPYFGDQFFNKNYICDALKVGMAFDSDENGMISRGEIKEKVDQLLSNENTRSRSHKLMEKLKHNMEEGSTSSTNLSRFFTWLKG, encoded by the exons ATGAGCACCCCAACAGTGCTAGTTCTACCATCTCCAACTCAAGGGCATGTAAACCCCATGATGATCCTTTCACATAAGCTGGTTGATCATGGATGCAATATCATCTTTGTCAACTCAGACTTCAACCATAAGAGAGTAGTCAGATCCAtggacaacaacaatgaatcatCTTCACCAATAAAATTGGTGTCAATCTCAGATGGGTTGGGACCTGACCATGACAGAGTCGATCTAGGAGAGTTATGCGACTCCATGTTGAGGACCATGCCTTCAGAGCTTGAGAAGCTGATAGAAGATCTTCAAATGAACGAGGGCATTAAAGTAACTTGCGTTGTTGCTGATGTGTTCATGGGTTGGGCTTTGGAAGTTGCAAGCAAAATGGGAATCAAAGGTGCATTCTTTTGGCCTACGGCAGCATCACTGTTTGTGTTGCAGTATAACGCCTCCAACCTTGTTGCTGATGGCATCTTAGACTCTGAtg GATTTCCAATCTCAGAAAAACCATTGTGGTTATCCTCTTGCATTCCAACTATGGATATTAAAGTCTCTTGGTGGCTAAATATGTTCGACCCGTTTGTTGGAAAGCAAATGTTTAAGTATGCGACGCATTGTATGCGTAATTCAAATTTGACCGAGTGGTTCCTCTGTAACAGCACACCAGAACTTGAACCTGAAGCATTTTCCTTATTACCAAACATATTATCTCCAATAGGTCCATTATTGACACCTAACAACAACAATACAATATCAGTAGGACAATTCTGGGAAGAAGATATATCTTGCATGAGTTGGTTAGATCAGCAACCTCAATGTTCTGTAGTTTATGTTGCTTTTGGAAGTCACACTCTCTTTAATCAAACACAATTTACAGAACTTGCACTTGCACTTGAACTTACCAATAGACCCTTTCTCTGGGTTGTGCGTCAAGATCCCAATTGCACCAATAAGGTGTCTCTCCCTCCCGAATTTAAGGGTTATAAAGGTAAAATAATTGGATGGGCTCCACAAAAGATGGTATTGAGCCACCCTGCCATAGCTTGTTTTGTGAGTCATTGCGGTTGGAATTCGACCATAGAAGCTTTGTCTAATGGGGTACCTCTCCTGTGTTGGCCATATTTTGGTGACCAGTTTTTCAATAAGAATTATATTTGTGATGCATTGAAAGTTGGAATGGCATTTGATTCGGATGAAAATGGAATGATCTCACGTGGAGAGATAAAAGAGAAAGTGGATCAGTTGCTTAGTAATGAGAACACAAGATCAAGGTCTCATAAGCTGATGGAAAAACTAAAGCACAACATGGAAGAAGGAAGTACTTCTTCAACGAACTTAAGCAGGTTTTTCACTTGGTTGAAAGGATAA
- the LOC112784978 gene encoding UDP-glycosyltransferase 83A1 translates to MISTPTVLVIPYPAQGHVNPMMSFSHKLVDHGCNIIFVNSDFNHKRVVRSMENNNGSSSPIKLVSIPDGLGPEHDRVNLGELSVSILRTMPSKLEKLIEDLQMNEGIKVTCVVADVFMGWALEVAKKVGIKGAFFWPAAASMFVLQYNVPKLIADGILDTHGSPTSTTKTFWLSSCIPAMDIKVIWWLNLFDSLVQERLFEYVLHCLRDSDNVTDWWLCNSTYELEPQAFSCVPNLLPVGPLSRTCDDNNKSVAPRSLGQFWEEDLSCMNWLDQQQNNSVVYVAFGSIALFDQKQFTELALGLELMNRPFLWVVRQDPNCENKIYFPDEFKGNRGKIVGWAPQQKVLSHPAIACFVSHCGWNSTVEGLTNGVRFLCWPYFADQFFNQRYICDVLKVGLGFDLDENGLISRGEIKAKVDQLLDDENTTPRSHKLMEKLKHNIGERGASSRNLNRFLTWLKH, encoded by the exons ATGATTAGCACTCCAACAGTACTAGTTATTCCATATCCAGCTCAGGGGCATGTAAACCCCATGATGAGCTTTTCACATAAGCTGGTTGATCATGGATGCAATATCATCTTTGTCAACTCAGACTTCAACCATAAGAGAGTGGTGAGATCCATGGAGAACAACAATGGTTCATCTTCACCAATAAAATTGGTGTCAATCCCAGATGGGTTGGGACCTGAACATGACAGAGTCAATTTAGGAGAGTTATCTGTTTCCATATTGAGGACCATGCCTTCAAAGCTTGAGAAGCTGATAGAAGATCTTCAAATGAATGAGGGCATTAAAGTAACTTGCGTTGTTGCTGATGTGTTCATGGGTTGGGCTTTGGAAGTTGCAAAGAAAGTGGGAATCAAAGGTGCATTCTTTTGGCCTGCGGCAGCATCAATGTTTGTGTTGCAGTATAACGTCCCCAAGCTTATTGCTGATGGCATCCTAGACACTCATG GGTCACCAACATCAACAACAAAGACCTTTTGGTTATCCTCTTGTATTCCAGCAATGGACATCAAAGTCATATGGTGGTTAAATTTGTTTGACTCTTTAGTTCAAGAGAGATTGTTTGAGTATGTGTTGCACTGCCTCCGAGATTCAGATAATGTAACTGACTGGTGGTTGTGCAATAGTACATATGAACTTGAACCACAAGCATTTTCTTGTGTGCCAAATTTATTGCCAGTAGGCCCATTATCCCGAACCtgtgatgataataataaaagtGTAGCTCCAAGATCCTTGGGACAATTCTGGGAAGAAGATTTGTCATGCATGAATTGGCTTGATCAACAACAAAACAATTCTGTTGTGTACGTAGCATTTGGTAGTATTGCTCTTTTCGACCAAAAACAATTTACTGAGCTAGCTCTTGGGCTTGAGCTGATGAACAGACCTTTCCTTTGGGTTGTTCGTCAAGATCCCAATTGCGAGAATAAGATATATTTTCCGGACGAATTTAAGGGGAATCGAGGTAAAATAGTTGGATGGGCTCCTCAACAGAAGGTGCTAAGCCACCCTGCCATAGCTTGTTTTGTAAGTCATTGTGGTTGGAATTCAACTGTGGAAGGTTTGACTAATGGAGTTCGCTTCTTGTGTTGGCCCTATTTTGCTgaccaatttttcaatcaaagaTACATTTGTGATGTATTAAAGGTTGGATTGGGATTTGATTTGGATGAAAATGGATTAATCTCACGTGGTGAGATTAAAGCCAAAGTGGATCAACTGCTTGATGATGAGAACACAACACCAAGGTCTCATAAGCTCATggagaagttaaagcacaacattGGAGAAAGAGGTGCTTCTTCAAGGAACTTAAACAGGTTTCTTACTTGGTTGAAACATTGA